One Legionella hackeliae DNA segment encodes these proteins:
- the lptB gene encoding LPS export ABC transporter ATP-binding protein, with protein MSELLAKHLKKSFKTRTVVNDVSINIRRGECVGLLGPNGAGKTTCFYMIVGLQSCDKGQIILNGQDITRAPMHQRARLGIGYLPQEASVFRKMTVSDNILSILQLRKDLDDRSRQEKLQELMHEFHITHIEKSLGMSLSGGERRRVEIARALAIEPNFILLDEPFAGVDPISVLDIKKIITHLCDKGIGVLITDHNVRETLDICERAYIVSQGKILCEGTPEAILGNQQVRAVYLGEEFSL; from the coding sequence ATGAGTGAATTATTAGCAAAACATTTAAAAAAATCGTTTAAGACGCGCACAGTTGTTAATGATGTCAGCATTAACATTCGTAGAGGAGAATGTGTAGGATTACTTGGTCCAAATGGAGCGGGTAAAACCACGTGTTTTTACATGATTGTAGGCTTGCAATCCTGTGATAAAGGTCAAATTATTCTCAACGGTCAAGATATTACCAGAGCCCCTATGCATCAGAGAGCACGGTTGGGTATTGGTTATTTACCGCAAGAAGCTTCAGTATTTCGAAAAATGACCGTTTCTGACAATATTCTATCAATATTACAGCTACGTAAAGATCTTGATGATCGAAGTCGTCAGGAAAAATTACAAGAATTAATGCATGAATTTCATATCACTCATATTGAAAAAAGTTTGGGGATGAGTCTTTCGGGAGGAGAGCGACGCCGAGTAGAGATTGCTCGTGCACTTGCCATCGAGCCTAATTTTATCTTATTGGATGAACCTTTTGCAGGTGTGGATCCTATCTCAGTTCTAGATATTAAAAAGATTATTACCCATCTATGTGATAAGGGAATTGGGGTATTAATTACTGATCATAATGTTCGTGAAACACTCGATATTTGTGAGCGTGCTTACATCGTTAGTCAAGGAAAAATTCTTTGCGAGGGTACCCCAGAAGCCATTTTAGGCAATCAACAGGTTCGAGCAGTTTATTTAGGCGAAGAATTTTCTTTATAA
- a CDS encoding anthranilate synthase component II, with the protein MLLIIDNYDSFTYNLVQYFQSLNQEVLVFTNDRITLDEIQRLAPKHLVISPGPKGPQEAGISLDVIERFHQQIPILGICLGHQCLAYSFGASIVRAPTIMHGKTSSIVHHKHGMFRGLPSPFQATRYHSLAIDPSTLPPCFSIDAWADDTIMAISHRQYPLYGLQFHPEAILSEHGLQLLSHFLETA; encoded by the coding sequence ATGCTACTTATTATCGATAATTACGATTCATTTACTTATAACCTGGTTCAATATTTTCAATCGTTGAACCAGGAAGTTTTAGTATTTACCAATGATCGTATTACACTTGATGAAATTCAACGGTTAGCCCCAAAACATCTGGTTATTTCGCCAGGTCCTAAAGGTCCACAGGAAGCGGGTATCTCTTTAGACGTCATTGAACGATTTCATCAACAAATACCAATCTTGGGAATTTGTCTTGGACACCAGTGTTTAGCCTATTCTTTTGGCGCTTCCATTGTACGAGCTCCGACTATCATGCATGGTAAAACTTCATCGATTGTGCATCATAAACATGGGATGTTCCGTGGTTTGCCTAGTCCTTTTCAAGCAACTCGTTATCATTCACTCGCCATAGATCCATCCACCTTACCACCCTGCTTTTCTATTGATGCCTGGGCTGACGACACAATTATGGCTATTTCTCATCGTCAATACCCACTTTATGGGCTACAATTTCATCCGGAAGCAATTTTAAGTGAGCACGGTTTGCAATTATTAAGCCACTTTCTTGAGACAGCATGA
- the trpD gene encoding anthranilate phosphoribosyltransferase yields the protein MNTNKLFEQLISRENLTTSQMQNFMHACMSGQLSDVQIATFLALMRMKGETVEELTTAATVMMKLAHPIDLGDDLIDIVGTGGDGKNTFNVSTVTSFVVAAAGANVAKHGNRSVSSRSGSADLLLHAGFELQLDDEQLKECMHQCHVSFLFAPHFHQAMQHARPARQQLGIRTLFNLLGPLINPARVKKQVVGVFAKQWLEPIAKVLVNLGSQHALVVNSQDGMDEVSISAVTDVVEYQDGQFKDWSIDPKEHGCYHPTLDKIIVDSPEQSLVLAKKVLRGEPGPARDIVLMNAALALYCATPTLNMSEAIEKAKQAIDSGEAARRFEQLKELTRKASK from the coding sequence ATGAATACAAATAAACTTTTCGAGCAATTAATTTCACGTGAAAATTTAACCACATCGCAAATGCAAAATTTCATGCATGCCTGTATGAGTGGTCAGTTATCCGATGTACAAATAGCCACTTTCCTTGCTCTAATGCGTATGAAGGGAGAAACGGTTGAAGAGTTAACCACTGCTGCTACTGTCATGATGAAATTAGCGCACCCGATTGATCTTGGTGATGATCTTATTGACATTGTGGGGACCGGCGGTGACGGTAAAAATACTTTTAACGTATCTACAGTAACCAGTTTTGTTGTTGCAGCGGCTGGAGCTAATGTTGCTAAACATGGCAATCGTTCTGTTTCAAGTCGTAGTGGCAGTGCTGATTTATTACTTCATGCAGGATTTGAACTGCAACTTGATGATGAACAGCTTAAAGAGTGCATGCATCAGTGCCACGTGAGTTTTCTCTTTGCCCCACATTTTCATCAGGCCATGCAACATGCTCGTCCTGCGCGCCAACAATTGGGTATTCGAACCTTATTCAACCTTCTTGGCCCACTCATCAACCCTGCTCGTGTCAAAAAACAAGTAGTCGGTGTGTTTGCAAAACAGTGGCTTGAGCCAATAGCAAAGGTTTTAGTCAATCTTGGTAGCCAACATGCCTTAGTTGTTAATTCTCAAGATGGGATGGATGAAGTCAGCATTTCAGCAGTGACTGATGTGGTCGAGTATCAGGATGGCCAATTCAAAGATTGGAGTATTGATCCTAAAGAACATGGCTGTTACCACCCAACACTCGATAAAATAATTGTAGACTCTCCAGAGCAAAGTCTAGTGTTGGCTAAAAAGGTTTTGCGCGGTGAGCCAGGACCAGCACGGGATATCGTTCTAATGAATGCGGCCCTTGCTCTTTATTGTGCAACCCCTACTTTAAATATGTCTGAAGCAATCGAAAAAGCAAAACAAGCGATTGACAGTGGTGAGGCCGCAAGACGATTTGAGCAATTAAAAGAATTAACCCGTAAGGCAAGTAAATGA
- the trpC gene encoding indole-3-glycerol phosphate synthase TrpC, protein MSILNKIGEHKRLEVEQAKQRTPLTTLIEHEMLPTRDFIAQLQAKSPAIIAEIKKASPSKGVIRSNFNVAEIATTYEKNGASCLSVLTDINFFQGDPTYLAVAKENTRLPVLRKDFIIDPYQIYESRFLGADCILLIVAMLDDYQLKDYCQLAQALNMAVLVESHTHQELQRALALPTPLMGVNNRSLHSFTTDIGTSIELARSLPADKMLITESGINTREDIRLMLDHGIHCFLIGESLMRSADIGDKLREFLSV, encoded by the coding sequence ATGAGCATTCTTAATAAAATTGGCGAACATAAAAGACTGGAAGTTGAACAAGCAAAACAGCGAACTCCTCTAACAACATTAATCGAACATGAGATGCTTCCCACAAGGGATTTTATCGCCCAACTTCAAGCTAAAAGCCCAGCTATCATTGCTGAGATTAAAAAAGCCTCGCCGAGCAAAGGAGTCATTCGCTCTAATTTTAATGTAGCTGAAATTGCAACAACCTATGAAAAAAACGGAGCGAGTTGTTTGTCTGTACTTACAGACATTAATTTCTTTCAAGGAGATCCCACCTACTTAGCGGTGGCTAAAGAAAACACTCGGTTACCTGTGCTGCGCAAGGATTTCATTATTGATCCCTATCAAATTTATGAAAGTCGTTTTTTAGGAGCCGATTGCATTTTACTTATCGTTGCAATGCTTGATGATTATCAACTTAAGGATTATTGCCAATTAGCACAAGCGCTTAATATGGCAGTTTTGGTAGAAAGCCATACCCATCAGGAGCTGCAACGAGCGCTAGCTCTTCCTACCCCACTAATGGGAGTCAACAATCGCAGTTTACATAGCTTCACTACAGATATTGGTACTAGCATTGAGTTAGCTCGGTCTCTTCCAGCCGATAAAATGCTGATTACTGAAAGTGGCATCAACACGCGTGAAGATATTCGTCTAATGTTAGATCATGGGATTCATTGTTTTCTTATAGGAGAAAGTCTAATGAGATCTGCTGACATAGGCGATAAATTAAGAGAATTTCTATCCGTTTGA
- the glsA gene encoding glutaminase A has product MTQNKITVELLKQLVSKAEHSLDGDTANYIPELANVNKDLTAIAVHTLGGETLSYSNQALAPVTLQSTGKMITLIGLLEEFGANQLFEWVKVEPSGDDFASITRLEQFGPKPSNPMLNAGAITLCSHIPGVGEQQFAWLEHWVVKLFNQRLSINPLVFASEKRTGNRNRSLAYLLKSRNNLGAGVNETLDLYFTLCSYEAMLEQMLYLPTVLANAGKDPATGEQIISLETCKITLAIMATCGLYDETGTHMVRTGMPAKSGVSGYTIATVPGKAGIVVLSPRVNCKGNSIRGEIMLEELSKAMNWHFALPY; this is encoded by the coding sequence ATGACCCAAAACAAAATAACTGTTGAGCTCTTAAAACAATTGGTAAGCAAAGCGGAACACAGTCTCGATGGTGATACGGCTAATTACATTCCTGAATTGGCCAATGTTAACAAAGACCTTACTGCCATTGCAGTTCATACTCTAGGCGGTGAAACACTTTCCTATAGTAATCAGGCACTGGCCCCTGTAACCTTACAAAGCACTGGCAAAATGATCACACTGATTGGCTTACTTGAAGAGTTCGGTGCTAATCAACTTTTTGAATGGGTTAAAGTAGAACCATCTGGAGATGATTTTGCCTCCATTACTCGCCTTGAGCAATTCGGACCCAAACCATCAAATCCTATGTTAAATGCCGGTGCAATCACATTGTGCTCTCATATTCCAGGTGTAGGTGAGCAACAATTTGCCTGGTTAGAACATTGGGTGGTCAAACTTTTTAATCAACGTCTTAGCATCAATCCTTTAGTTTTTGCTTCTGAAAAACGCACTGGAAATCGGAATCGTTCACTCGCTTATTTATTAAAAAGTAGAAACAATCTAGGTGCAGGCGTTAATGAAACTTTAGATCTTTACTTTACTCTTTGTTCTTATGAAGCCATGCTCGAGCAAATGCTTTATTTACCAACGGTTCTTGCCAATGCAGGTAAAGATCCTGCAACTGGTGAGCAAATTATCTCATTAGAGACTTGCAAAATTACACTCGCTATAATGGCAACTTGCGGCTTATACGATGAAACGGGAACACATATGGTTAGAACAGGAATGCCAGCAAAAAGTGGTGTCTCCGGCTATACCATCGCGACGGTTCCTGGTAAAGCAGGTATTGTTGTCTTAAGCCCCCGCGTTAACTGCAAGGGCAACAGCATTCGTGGCGAAATTATGTTGGAAGAACTCTCCAAGGCAATGAATTGGCATTTCGCACTACCTTACTAG